A part of Chloroflexota bacterium genomic DNA contains:
- a CDS encoding PIG-L family deacetylase, producing the protein MMLNDQWIFISPHLDDVALSCGGLVWRLAKEGQQVSIWTLLAGDPPDEDYSEFARANHQRWGISGGEAIAMRRKEDQAACDRLGAAFRHFDLLDAIYRRDSRTGEAVVNNNDELFGKQPEPEMVSLMTELLSREAPAEAQLVLPLGLGGHIDHRLAATASESFQRTAAFYLDFPYILNNFETPILKSGELQKIPAQLSEEALTAWQDAVLCYVSQVGDFWTDEAETRLALRNYLAGGGGRLWIRI; encoded by the coding sequence ATGATGCTAAACGATCAATGGATTTTCATTTCCCCCCATCTGGATGATGTCGCCCTATCCTGCGGCGGCCTGGTTTGGCGCCTGGCAAAGGAAGGCCAACAGGTCTCCATTTGGACGCTTCTAGCCGGAGACCCGCCGGATGAAGACTATTCCGAATTCGCCCGGGCCAACCACCAACGCTGGGGAATTTCTGGCGGGGAAGCCATCGCTATGCGGCGGAAAGAAGATCAGGCAGCCTGCGACCGTTTAGGTGCGGCTTTCCGTCATTTTGATTTACTTGACGCCATCTATCGCCGGGATTCCAGAACCGGCGAAGCCGTGGTGAATAATAATGACGAACTGTTTGGCAAACAGCCGGAGCCAGAAATGGTCTCACTGATGACAGAGCTGCTGTCCCGCGAAGCCCCCGCTGAGGCCCAGTTAGTGCTGCCGCTTGGCTTGGGCGGTCACATCGACCATCGTCTGGCCGCGACCGCCAGTGAGAGCTTTCAACGAACAGCCGCTTTTTACCTCGATTTTCCCTACATCCTCAATAATTTCGAAACCCCGATCCTGAAATCCGGCGAGCTCCAAAAGATCCCTGCTCAACTAAGTGAAGAGGCTCTGACCGCCTGGCAGGACGCCGTTCTTTGTTATGTATCACAAGTTGGCGATTTCTGGACTGATGAAGCCGAAACCCGCCTGGCACTGCGAAATTACCTGGCCGGGGGCGGGGGAAGATTGTGGATCAGGATTTAA
- a CDS encoding elongation factor G, with protein MKEYKTESIRNIVLASHSSAGKTMLVEALANFTGITTRIGQVEDGSTISDFDDEEIRRGISLFTSVVPMEFKNTKLNFLDTPGYTDFIGEVISAMQVADGALILVDSVAGLEVGTEMALQYSEQFKLPRMLLINKMERDNANFQKALQSVQEHVETRLLPLQLPWGEKSDFKGVIDLLSMKAFEGNKTEGVEIPAEYKDAAEEAHMTLVEAAAEGADELLEKYFEEGDLSDKEIIRGLKNTIWEGNFIPVLVAAGAHKVGLFPLLTVLTNLMPSPADVSPKVALNSKGEEVTLEPKDDGPLAAFVWKTTADPFVGKQTFFRVFSGKMIGDERVWNSAKEEEERLAGMQIPQGKEGIPTSLLHCGDIGLVAKLSVTTTGDTLCDKNNPLTLPKADYPNALYQVALFPKTQSDAAKLSSTLARLCEEDMTLSWHNEAATRQTILQGMGDQHIDVAIRRAENKFQLGLNIEEPKVPYEEHISRENSAMYRHKKQTGGAGQFGEVHLRVAPIEGEDFEFENAIVGGAISNNYMASIEKGIRNVMKEGVVAGYPVHNVKVSVYDGKEHPVDSKPIAFEIAGREAFKLAFKDAGAVLYEPIMRAQVIVPESNMGDVLGDMNSRRARVQGMDTQKGKSTVTANVPLAEMLRYTTILRSMTGGRGYFTMEFDHYEMVPQHLAQEVIDAKKREDEENEE; from the coding sequence ATGAAAGAATATAAGACTGAATCAATTAGGAACATAGTCCTGGCCTCGCATAGCAGCGCCGGAAAGACAATGCTGGTTGAAGCTTTGGCAAACTTCACCGGGATCACCACCCGTATTGGTCAGGTTGAAGATGGCTCCACCATCTCCGACTTTGACGATGAGGAAATCCGACGCGGCATTTCACTGTTCACCTCTGTTGTGCCAATGGAATTTAAGAACACGAAACTTAATTTTCTAGACACTCCCGGCTACACCGACTTCATCGGCGAGGTGATCTCAGCAATGCAGGTTGCAGACGGCGCTTTGATCCTGGTCGACTCCGTTGCCGGGTTAGAGGTTGGCACTGAAATGGCGCTTCAATACAGCGAACAGTTCAAACTGCCCAGGATGCTCCTGATCAACAAGATGGAGCGGGATAACGCGAATTTCCAAAAAGCGCTCCAGTCTGTTCAAGAACATGTCGAAACCCGCCTATTACCTCTGCAGCTCCCCTGGGGTGAAAAATCAGATTTCAAAGGTGTGATCGACCTGCTTTCGATGAAAGCCTTTGAAGGCAACAAGACTGAAGGCGTTGAAATCCCCGCTGAATACAAAGACGCTGCAGAAGAAGCTCACATGACATTAGTTGAAGCCGCTGCCGAAGGTGCCGACGAACTATTGGAAAAATATTTTGAAGAAGGCGACCTCTCCGACAAGGAAATCATCCGCGGTCTGAAGAACACCATTTGGGAAGGCAACTTCATCCCAGTGCTAGTTGCCGCCGGCGCTCACAAAGTCGGCCTCTTCCCACTGTTGACCGTTCTCACAAATCTAATGCCCTCCCCCGCCGATGTCAGCCCCAAAGTTGCGCTGAACAGCAAGGGCGAAGAAGTTACCCTCGAACCAAAAGATGACGGTCCGCTAGCCGCTTTTGTCTGGAAGACCACCGCTGACCCCTTCGTGGGTAAGCAGACCTTCTTCCGGGTCTTCTCCGGCAAGATGATCGGCGATGAACGCGTTTGGAACAGCGCCAAAGAAGAGGAAGAACGCCTCGCTGGCATGCAAATCCCCCAAGGCAAAGAAGGGATTCCCACCAGCTTACTGCATTGTGGCGATATCGGTCTGGTTGCCAAACTGAGTGTCACCACCACGGGCGACACACTTTGTGACAAGAACAACCCCCTGACTCTGCCCAAAGCCGATTATCCCAATGCGCTCTACCAGGTCGCCCTGTTCCCGAAGACCCAGTCTGACGCAGCCAAACTCAGCAGCACGCTGGCAAGGCTCTGCGAAGAAGATATGACCCTTTCCTGGCACAATGAAGCCGCCACCCGGCAGACCATTCTGCAGGGTATGGGCGATCAACACATTGATGTGGCTATTCGCCGGGCAGAGAACAAGTTCCAACTCGGTCTGAACATCGAAGAACCCAAAGTGCCCTACGAAGAGCACATCTCCCGTGAAAATTCAGCCATGTACCGCCACAAGAAACAAACCGGCGGTGCCGGTCAGTTCGGTGAAGTGCATTTGCGGGTCGCCCCTATTGAGGGTGAGGATTTTGAGTTTGAAAATGCCATCGTCGGCGGCGCCATCTCCAACAACTACATGGCCTCCATCGAAAAAGGTATCCGCAACGTGATGAAGGAAGGTGTAGTCGCTGGCTACCCCGTCCACAATGTGAAAGTTTCGGTCTACGACGGTAAAGAACACCCCGTCGACTCCAAACCGATCGCATTTGAAATCGCTGGGCGTGAAGCCTTCAAACTGGCCTTCAAAGATGCCGGCGCAGTGTTGTATGAGCCAATCATGCGGGCACAGGTCATTGTCCCCGAGAGCAACATGGGTGACGTTCTGGGCGATATGAACTCCCGCCGGGCCCGTGTGCAGGGTATGGACACCCAAAAGGGTAAATCCACCGTCACCGCCAATGTCCCGCTGGCTGAAATGCTCCGCTATACCACCATCCTCCGCTCCATGACCGGCGGGCGTGGTTACTTCACCATGGAATTCGACCACTACGAAATGGTCCCGCAACACCTGGCACAGGAAGTCATCGACGCCAAGAAGCGTGAGGACGAAGAAAACGAAGAGTAA
- a CDS encoding B12-binding domain-containing radical SAM protein — MNILLIYPEFPDTFWSFKHALKFVHKKSSSPPLGLLTVAAMLPSTWDKRLVDMNVSRLKKNDLAWADMILISAMTVQRNSVIEVLSLAKETGKPVIAGGPLFTAEPDAFPEVDHLILNEAEITLPMFLSDLGRGKPQRIYKTDEYADITKTPVPLWELITLRHYDSLSLQFSRGCPFNCDFCNVTALLGHRMRLKTTKQLIAELDKIYALGWRRSIFIVDDNFIGNKRILKEEVLPALIEWRKGKKGCLFTTEASVNLADDDKLIKLMVEAGFTQVFVGIETPDDVALAECSKSQNRNRDLVSSVKKLQQMGLQVMGGFIVGFDSDDDTIFDRMIEFIQKSGIVTAMVGLLQAPIGTQLYQRMLREGRISNSYSGDNVDGESNITPIMDPNLLSKGYRKILDSIYSAKGFYNRVRTFLKEYQPHRHTVTLQWQEVAALLRSIFEIGIKSDERKEYWRLFFWSLFHCPDKFPLAITFSIYGYHFRKVNELHVA, encoded by the coding sequence ATGAACATCCTATTGATCTACCCGGAATTTCCAGATACATTCTGGAGTTTCAAGCACGCCTTGAAATTCGTTCACAAGAAATCCTCCTCGCCACCCCTCGGACTGCTGACTGTGGCGGCGATGCTGCCCTCCACCTGGGACAAACGCCTGGTGGATATGAATGTCTCCCGCCTGAAGAAGAACGACCTGGCCTGGGCAGATATGATCCTGATCAGCGCCATGACCGTGCAGCGCAATTCCGTCATCGAGGTTCTGTCGCTGGCAAAAGAGACCGGCAAGCCAGTCATCGCCGGCGGTCCGCTCTTCACCGCTGAACCGGACGCCTTCCCCGAAGTGGATCACCTGATCCTCAACGAGGCGGAGATCACCCTGCCGATGTTCCTCTCGGATCTTGGCCGGGGCAAACCCCAGCGGATCTATAAAACCGACGAGTATGCTGACATCACCAAAACCCCAGTCCCCCTATGGGAACTGATCACCCTACGCCACTATGACTCGCTCAGCCTGCAGTTCTCACGCGGCTGCCCCTTCAACTGCGATTTCTGCAACGTGACCGCCCTGCTGGGACACCGCATGCGCCTGAAAACCACCAAACAATTGATCGCTGAACTGGATAAAATCTATGCCCTCGGATGGCGGCGAAGTATTTTCATCGTGGACGATAACTTCATCGGCAACAAACGAATATTGAAAGAAGAGGTTCTCCCTGCGTTAATTGAATGGCGCAAGGGAAAGAAAGGCTGCTTGTTCACAACGGAAGCCTCGGTCAACCTGGCCGATGATGATAAATTAATTAAACTGATGGTTGAGGCTGGGTTCACTCAGGTGTTCGTAGGGATTGAGACGCCTGATGATGTTGCCCTGGCAGAGTGCTCCAAGAGCCAGAACCGAAACCGAGACCTGGTCTCTTCCGTGAAGAAACTTCAACAAATGGGTCTGCAGGTGATGGGTGGTTTTATTGTCGGTTTTGACAGCGATGATGATACTATCTTCGACCGGATGATCGAGTTCATCCAAAAGAGTGGTATAGTAACCGCGATGGTCGGCCTGCTGCAGGCTCCAATCGGCACCCAACTTTATCAACGCATGCTACGGGAAGGCCGGATCAGCAACTCTTATTCCGGTGATAACGTCGATGGCGAATCAAATATCACACCCATCATGGACCCCAATCTGCTCAGTAAAGGTTATCGCAAGATCCTGGATTCAATCTACTCCGCTAAAGGATTTTATAACCGGGTGCGAACATTCCTAAAAGAATATCAACCCCATCGCCACACAGTCACGCTCCAATGGCAGGAAGTAGCTGCTTTACTCCGCTCGATTTTTGAAATTGGAATCAAAAGCGATGAGCGGAAGGAGTACTGGCGGCTGTTCTTCTGGTCGCTGTTCCACTGCCCAGATAAGTTCCCCCTGGCGATCACCTTCAGCATCTATGGCTATCACTTCCGCAAAGTGAATGAGCTGCACGTCGCCTGA
- a CDS encoding TetR/AcrR family transcriptional regulator: MARKMDRRVQRTRKLLRDALMNLIMEDGYDAISIQDITEKANLGRATFYLHFKDKDELLLDVMEQFIDDFMAQVPQITEAQWRLDDNKALVRIFDFAAEHYDLYRILIIGSGGITAANQLRQSVADNIANFIQQEIDELNAKPVIPTEFIANHFAGSLLSTIYWWLDSDLSYTPEEMADMFQKVNTLDRKVLMGFAPEVEEPEDDKNKKKRRPKEKSTPRKDKKDAKNAKDEQEPKAQPAESEKNEKEEGLEA, encoded by the coding sequence ATGGCCAGAAAAATGGATCGGCGTGTTCAACGCACGCGCAAACTGCTCCGAGATGCTCTGATGAACCTGATCATGGAAGATGGTTACGACGCCATCTCCATTCAGGACATCACCGAAAAAGCCAACCTGGGCAGGGCCACCTTCTACCTGCACTTCAAGGATAAAGATGAATTGCTGCTGGATGTTATGGAACAATTCATTGACGACTTCATGGCACAGGTTCCCCAGATAACCGAGGCGCAATGGCGGCTGGATGACAACAAAGCCCTCGTGCGCATTTTCGACTTCGCAGCGGAACATTATGACCTCTACCGGATTTTGATTATCGGCAGCGGCGGCATCACGGCAGCCAACCAGCTGCGGCAAAGCGTTGCGGACAATATTGCCAATTTCATTCAACAGGAGATTGATGAGCTCAATGCAAAACCGGTCATCCCCACCGAATTCATCGCCAATCATTTCGCCGGCTCCCTGCTCTCCACAATCTACTGGTGGCTGGACAGCGACTTATCCTACACCCCCGAAGAAATGGCCGACATGTTCCAAAAGGTCAACACCCTGGACCGTAAGGTCCTGATGGGCTTCGCTCCCGAGGTGGAAGAGCCCGAAGACGATAAGAATAAAAAGAAGCGGCGTCCCAAAGAAAAGTCCACTCCTCGCAAGGATAAGAAAGACGCTAAGAATGCCAAGGACGAACAAGAGCCCAAAGCCCAACCGGCTGAGAGCGAAAAAAATGAAAAAGAAGAAGGTCTTGAAGCATGA
- a CDS encoding ROK family protein: MVTRPIHNPLEDLSIRSRILGMNITGAKTSAVYGDMNGLIYERMQMETPADRPFLEGFDAICAQADKLIRVCRAQGLPSPEAISLAVSGPVNLLKGEMVIPPDLPTWEGAQLKGRFTVRYNLPVFVEQRSQAAALAESTFGAGIGLENVILVDMEPVVAVGMVLNGAVYHGANDIAGEIGAMQMAEDGPAGLGRPGSLTGFASGFGMAELAQLRYPAHWPEPFGPYDLVRSVRNGEEEALAVVAEAGENLGKALVWLVAMLDPDLVVFGHPGDLLGDALLGPLQAVLSAGLRGQQKPLPRLAGTKLGSKLDDVAALMAVIDSFKNKPR, encoded by the coding sequence ATGGTCACACGACCGATCCACAATCCACTTGAAGACCTGAGCATCAGATCCCGCATCCTGGGGATGAACATCACCGGTGCTAAGACAAGCGCTGTTTATGGTGATATGAATGGCTTGATCTATGAACGGATGCAGATGGAGACCCCAGCGGACCGGCCGTTCCTGGAGGGCTTTGATGCGATCTGTGCCCAGGCGGACAAATTGATCAGGGTCTGCCGCGCTCAGGGCTTGCCCAGTCCGGAAGCAATCTCACTAGCGGTGAGCGGGCCGGTGAACTTGCTGAAAGGGGAGATGGTTATCCCACCTGACCTGCCCACATGGGAAGGGGCCCAACTGAAGGGCCGTTTTACCGTCCGCTATAACCTGCCGGTTTTTGTGGAACAACGCAGCCAGGCCGCCGCGTTGGCTGAATCAACCTTTGGGGCGGGGATCGGGCTGGAGAATGTCATTCTGGTTGATATGGAGCCGGTGGTCGCCGTGGGTATGGTATTGAATGGTGCTGTCTATCACGGAGCAAATGATATCGCCGGTGAAATTGGCGCGATGCAGATGGCTGAGGACGGACCGGCTGGTTTGGGACGGCCGGGGTCGCTGACGGGCTTCGCCAGCGGGTTTGGCATGGCTGAGTTGGCACAATTAAGATATCCGGCGCACTGGCCGGAACCATTTGGACCGTATGACCTGGTTAGATCTGTCCGCAATGGCGAAGAAGAAGCCCTGGCAGTGGTTGCAGAGGCTGGTGAGAACTTAGGGAAAGCACTGGTTTGGCTGGTGGCTATGCTGGACCCGGATCTGGTCGTCTTTGGTCACCCGGGTGACCTGTTGGGAGATGCCCTGCTGGGTCCGTTACAGGCGGTGTTGAGCGCTGGCCTTCGGGGTCAACAGAAACCGCTCCCGCGCCTGGCTGGAACCAAGTTAGGATCAAAGCTGGATGATGTTGCGGCGCTGATGGCAGTGATTGACAGCTTCAAGAACAAGCCTAGATAG
- a CDS encoding amidohydrolase family protein, whose protein sequence is MEFQKRKIIDGHIHYAFYGYQDSLMAILDDAGIEKFSVVCTPDMARLSLVPDAVLLKAAFPERVYLFGGMDISPLFVRPDQVGAAFADYVMALRGLGADGIKMIEGKVQMRKLLPIPDFDSPVYEPYWQKLAETQMPLTFHVNDPEEFWDPVKVPDWAREMGWFYGDGTYINNEVQYRQVLNVLDRHPNLNVTFAHFFFLSAQLDRLAEYFDRYPNMHVDLTPGIEMYFNFSADPEKARDFFLKYQDRIIFGTDIGARALLADREAGIQVEESLARVEVIRGFLEHDGPFQLSHQGFLFGGKEATFQGIHLPEEVLEKIYWRNFESFAGAQPRPLVPEAILAEASRLEFVIQAMAQTQPGTAGDTSSVEALKAYYER, encoded by the coding sequence ATGGAATTCCAAAAGCGCAAGATTATTGATGGGCATATCCATTATGCGTTCTATGGCTATCAGGATTCCCTGATGGCGATCTTGGATGATGCCGGGATCGAGAAATTCTCGGTCGTCTGCACGCCGGATATGGCCCGCTTGAGCCTGGTGCCGGATGCGGTGCTGCTTAAGGCGGCTTTCCCAGAGCGGGTGTACCTCTTTGGCGGTATGGATATCTCGCCGCTCTTTGTGAGGCCGGATCAGGTTGGCGCGGCCTTCGCTGATTATGTCATGGCGCTAAGAGGGCTGGGCGCGGATGGGATCAAGATGATTGAGGGGAAAGTGCAAATGCGCAAGCTGCTGCCCATCCCGGATTTCGACTCCCCAGTCTATGAACCCTATTGGCAGAAGCTGGCTGAGACCCAGATGCCGCTGACTTTCCATGTCAATGATCCCGAAGAATTTTGGGACCCTGTTAAGGTGCCGGATTGGGCCAGGGAGATGGGCTGGTTCTATGGGGATGGGACCTATATCAATAATGAGGTTCAATACCGCCAGGTGTTGAATGTGCTTGATCGGCATCCGAATTTAAATGTCACCTTTGCCCATTTCTTCTTCCTCTCTGCTCAGTTGGATAGGCTGGCGGAATATTTTGACCGCTATCCAAACATGCATGTGGACCTGACGCCTGGGATCGAAATGTACTTTAATTTCAGTGCGGATCCTGAAAAAGCGCGGGATTTCTTCCTCAAATATCAGGATCGGATCATCTTTGGGACGGATATCGGGGCTCGTGCCCTGCTGGCCGATCGTGAGGCAGGCATCCAGGTCGAAGAAAGCCTGGCTCGGGTTGAAGTTATCCGTGGATTCCTGGAACATGATGGCCCCTTCCAGCTTTCCCATCAGGGTTTCTTATTTGGGGGCAAAGAAGCTACCTTCCAGGGAATACACCTGCCCGAAGAGGTGCTTGAAAAGATTTATTGGCGCAACTTTGAATCGTTTGCCGGTGCGCAACCCAGGCCGCTGGTCCCTGAGGCCATTCTGGCTGAAGCAAGCCGGTTGGAATTTGTGATCCAGGCGATGGCCCAGACCCAGCCTGGTACCGCAGGCGACACATCTTCAGTGGAGGCTTTGAAAGCCTATTATGAGCGATAA
- a CDS encoding MFS transporter, translating to MKTLKRWQEPIYAIGGFGPGFMYQIVMTYLLYYYRPALTRVEAGALVLAPAGAYAVGMLVARILDGVVDLPIAAWTDNLKSKWGRRRPLMILGLIPTVLCFLLLWYPPFTGNSLGAEGHWGNAIFVAVVSSLYFFFHTLIIVPYLAALSEIVTDEQSRVRVASWQTFFNTAGYVLTYVVAPILFEHFGIRGTIWMLVPVFISFVGPIMVIRESSTLENAPDSTEKAADVPLWQSVKLTLKNKTFRIYMISVATFYFGLQFFLGGIAFMAADMMGLSDSQLGFMNAAAFAPVPIMLLLFNWLSKKKGAKWAFRLALLVFALAMLIFPLGWTRLGLPISPIIVGIIAGVIASFSIGVFFTIPYAFPAQIAATDAKETGRDRAGMYFAVQGVINQFMGSLAGSVLALLLGWKLGVVFIGPVVALTCIIAFFLFKPYPLGQPTSKKSAE from the coding sequence ATGAAAACGCTAAAACGTTGGCAAGAACCGATATATGCCATTGGGGGCTTTGGGCCTGGCTTTATGTATCAGATCGTGATGACCTATCTGCTCTATTATTATCGGCCTGCGCTCACCCGGGTGGAGGCAGGCGCACTGGTGTTGGCGCCTGCAGGGGCTTATGCAGTCGGGATGCTGGTGGCAAGGATTCTGGACGGTGTGGTAGACCTTCCGATTGCTGCCTGGACCGATAACCTCAAGAGCAAGTGGGGGCGCAGGCGGCCGTTGATGATCCTGGGGTTGATCCCCACGGTGCTTTGTTTTTTGCTGCTTTGGTATCCTCCCTTCACAGGTAACAGCCTGGGTGCGGAAGGCCATTGGGGAAATGCCATTTTTGTGGCAGTGGTCTCATCACTGTATTTCTTCTTTCATACCTTGATTATCGTGCCCTATCTGGCAGCGCTTTCTGAAATTGTGACTGATGAACAGTCCCGAGTGCGGGTGGCCTCCTGGCAGACATTCTTCAACACGGCCGGCTATGTCCTAACCTATGTGGTGGCGCCCATCCTGTTTGAGCATTTTGGCATTCGAGGCACGATCTGGATGTTGGTGCCGGTTTTCATTTCATTCGTTGGGCCAATTATGGTGATCAGAGAATCGTCCACGCTTGAGAATGCCCCGGATTCCACCGAAAAGGCTGCCGATGTACCGCTTTGGCAATCGGTGAAACTGACACTCAAGAACAAGACCTTCAGAATTTATATGATTTCGGTGGCAACCTTCTATTTTGGGCTGCAGTTCTTCCTGGGCGGGATCGCTTTCATGGCGGCGGATATGATGGGCCTGAGCGATTCTCAACTGGGCTTTATGAACGCGGCGGCTTTTGCTCCCGTGCCGATCATGCTGCTGTTGTTCAACTGGCTTTCGAAGAAGAAAGGTGCCAAGTGGGCTTTCAGGCTGGCCCTGCTGGTCTTCGCTTTGGCAATGCTGATCTTCCCGCTGGGCTGGACACGTTTAGGCTTGCCCATCTCACCGATTATCGTTGGGATCATCGCCGGGGTCATTGCGAGTTTCTCAATTGGCGTCTTTTTCACCATTCCCTATGCCTTCCCGGCTCAAATTGCAGCAACGGATGCCAAAGAGACCGGTCGGGATCGCGCTGGGATGTATTTCGCTGTACAGGGTGTGATCAACCAATTTATGGGCAGTTTGGCTGGCTCTGTGTTGGCGCTGCTGCTGGGTTGGAAATTGGGTGTGGTGTTTATCGGCCCGGTGGTGGCTCTGACCTGTATCATAGCCTTTTTCCTGTTCAAACCCTATCCGTTGGGTCAGCCTACTTCGAAGAAATCGGCTGAATAA
- a CDS encoding glutamate racemase gives MNLIQKPIGIFDSGVGGLSVLRAIRRELPNETLLYLGDQAHVPYGSRPRDQIRNYAFGVTRFLLAQGAKLIVVACNTASAVALHDLRQAFPDVHFVGMEPAVKPAAETTHTGKVGVLATPTTFAGELYASVVERFAHDVQIFQSTCPGLVEQIEAGDLDSPQAREILEEALQPMLAEGIDTVVMGCTHYPFVIQLIELITGPDVRTIDPAPAIARQTRRLLTERNLLNPSPDAGKLRFYTSGSLTAFQELLPILLDETGPATGVAWLDDSELMLRVV, from the coding sequence GTGAATTTAATTCAAAAGCCAATCGGCATATTTGATTCCGGCGTGGGCGGGCTTTCCGTCCTGCGGGCGATCCGGCGCGAGTTGCCCAATGAGACCCTGCTCTATCTGGGTGATCAGGCGCATGTACCTTATGGCTCCCGGCCCCGGGACCAAATTCGCAATTATGCTTTTGGCGTCACCCGTTTTCTGCTGGCACAAGGCGCGAAGCTGATCGTGGTGGCCTGCAACACGGCCTCGGCTGTGGCGCTGCATGACCTGCGGCAGGCTTTTCCGGATGTGCATTTTGTGGGGATGGAACCGGCCGTTAAGCCCGCCGCGGAAACAACCCACACCGGCAAGGTGGGGGTGTTGGCCACGCCGACGACCTTCGCGGGGGAGCTGTATGCTTCGGTGGTGGAGCGGTTTGCCCACGATGTACAAATCTTCCAAAGCACCTGTCCCGGACTGGTGGAACAGATTGAAGCCGGTGACCTGGATAGCCCGCAAGCCCGAGAGATCCTGGAAGAAGCCTTGCAGCCGATGTTGGCAGAGGGGATTGATACGGTTGTGATGGGCTGTACCCACTATCCCTTTGTGATCCAGCTGATCGAGTTGATCACCGGACCGGATGTACGCACAATTGACCCCGCCCCGGCTATTGCCCGCCAGACACGGCGTTTGCTCACAGAACGCAACCTGCTTAATCCATCCCCGGACGCCGGAAAGCTGCGGTTTTACACCAGCGGCAGCCTGACCGCTTTTCAAGAATTATTACCCATCCTGTTGGATGAGACCGGCCCTGCCACCGGTGTGGCCTGGCTGGATGATTCCGAATTGATGTTGAGAGTGGTCTAA